Proteins encoded together in one Salvelinus fontinalis isolate EN_2023a chromosome 6, ASM2944872v1, whole genome shotgun sequence window:
- the LOC129857529 gene encoding brevican core protein-like — protein MRLEMLLSLLLCVICLLVLPSSSTPSQASDDSRILQVTIPTTTPLSAVLGGSLTLPCLVSLFHPPPNTNGRHAVLSLPRVKWSVLSQGHETEILVARGDRVKVSEAYKDRASLLHYASSPADLTLRLDGLQYNDSGFYRCEVQQGLEDADGVAQVKVKGVVFHYRDASSRYAFTFAQARDACEEIGAHIATPEQLLAAYHSGYEQCDAGWLSDHSVRYPIQMPREGCFGDMDGHPGVRNYGLLEPDELYDVYCYVENIEGEVFHGSAPRSFTLWEAKAYCLAQGAELATTGQLYAAWNDGLNACSPGWLADGSVRYPIVTPRERCGGGEAGVRTVYRHLNQTGFPEAHTRHDTYCFRGNSNTHTESPHDYLATEPEDIGQDIVTLFEPLEEFSQVTEQVVSEEAQGSLTTLPIPEEQHPSEHIEEQGAFPGEQYPEQGAVPGEQYPEQGAVPGEQYPEQGAVPGEQYPEQGAVPGEQYPEQGAVPGEQYPEQRAVPGEQYPEQGAVPGEQYPEQGAVPGEHGEEQGVVPGEHGEEQGAVTEEAHIKEDGEEQEAVPGQHGEDQGVDHGEQYPDQPGEEQGAVPGQHGEDQGVDHGEQYPDQPGEEQGAVDGPGPTVVYHEELPFLVKPQDPFTPTSFPQDLEPTEDTWQPVKEVSNPESYQPAPEEENLDSNYPVTPYDELNANPTLYPPSPETNYESGDLTTAHKDNIGSPDPYQPSLESNMESGEPSIEGVPGTALEAPVPTTAYEEVDGSNDPHPMPGTTPESGKPTESQYGISEESHMQTEITQETEHYTFTSETAGSNISGVEATTRYDSSPEEQLESGLPTPPEEDHSGDEHAIQVEHVMDTVYPSTSYDLSGGSMRPEGAIAGDVEDTSVSSTSPHEETELFPDQSTTQPPYWENTPEYRRTNSVDHSASVLLPEEHTTSLDSLVIQTGENSGSATAESGDLAPLSPVEMDPYELIPTSEYAYDPTQEQSDVTSPDSSTLDDHVEQEAGGTVDSLPEVSMGSTDQDEHTDLGSVPTDKVLRVIYDTDSSEASGVHEGMLDVTLLTSPIPITYPPPTQRSVEAEASSPGDFITFIPESSIPSGFDPLEEGLEKVEREGLGEIPEVVETTTPETASGVEGSRDEENGQEVSGEEESGQEARGYKESGQEVNGDEKSGQEASGDEKSGQEASGDEKSGQEASGDEESGQEASGDEESGQEASGGKESGLKVSGDEDSDQEVSGQEGVESGLGSGSDEEHSESDESGEVSGILEPEVPYMNETVTPINDTTVNSTDESEPESSTDAPSTDMEITLLSDLSQTPLSSPTVPQESRADANLEYSGETSVTEDPDSITPLTEEPEDYYYDDQTTTAAPLYPEDVDEEKLITTPTTPRFGNISDACLENPCSNGGTCVDSGSSTKCLCLPTYGGDMCQTDLEVCEPGWEKFMGFCYRHFTKRQGWEVAEQHCRMCGGHLISVMTPEEQDYINEKYREYQWTGLNDRTIEGDFRWSDGNPLLYENWYRSQPDSYFLSGEDCVVMVWHDGGRWSDVPCNYHLSYTCKKGTSFCGQPPVIANAKVFGKSRLRYETNSKVRYYCEEGFLQTQNPVIKCLSNGQWEEALITCHPALTNLAEGEQKVTTPPYQNEGVEVVDTATEKATSEFWDIKWN, from the exons ATGAG ATTGGAGATGCTCCTGTCTTTGCTGCTGTGTGTCATCTGTCTGCTCGTCCTACCGTCCTCCTCTACCCCCAGCCAAGCCTCAG ATGACTCCAGAATCCTACAGGTGACCATCCCTACGACAACTCCCTTATCTGCCGTCTTGGGGGGCTCTCTTACCCTACCTTGCCTGGTGTCTCTGTTCCACCCGCCCCCCAACACGAATGGCCGCCACGCCGTCCTCTCCCTACCCAGGGTCAAGTGGAGCGTGCTGTCCCAGGGGCACGAGACTGAGATCCTGGTGGCCCGAGGGGACAGGGTGAAGGTCAGCGAGGCCTACAAGGACCGAGCCTCCCTGCTCCATTACGCTTCCTCCCCAGCCGACCTCACCCTGAGGCTGGATGGCCTGCAGTACAACGACTCTGGCTTCTACCGCTGTGAGGTGCAGCAGGGCCTGGAGGATGCCGATGGTGTGGCTCAAGTCAAGGTCAAAG GGGTGGTGTTCCACTACCGGGATGCTTCCAGTCGCTATGCCTTTACCTTTGCGCAGGCCCGGGACGCCTGTGAAGAGATCGGGGCTCACATCGCCACCCCAGAGCAGCTCTTGGCAGCCTACCACAGTGGCTATGAGCAGTGTGATGCGGGCTGGCTCTCAGACCACTCAGTGAG ATATCCCATCCAGATGCCACGAGAGGGATGTTTTGGAGACATGGACGGGCATCCTGGAGTGAGGAACTATGGGCTGCTGGAACCTGATGAGCTGTACGATGTATACTGTTATGTGGAGAACATAGAGG GGGAAGTGTTCCATGGATCTGCCCCCCGAAGTTTCACCCTGTGGGAAGCTAAGGCCTATTGTCTGGCTCAGGGAGCGGAGCTGGCTACCACAGGTCAGCTGTATGCAGCCTGGAATGACGGACTGAACGCCTGCAGCCCGGGGTGGTTGGCTGATGGGAGTGTACGCTACCCCATTGTCACTCCCAGGGAGCGTTGTGGTGGAGGGGAGGCTGGGGTCAGGACTGTCTATCGCCATTTGAACCAGACAGGCTTTCCAGAGGCACACACTCGCCATGACACTTACTGCTTCCGAG GCAACAGCAACACTCACACCGAATCTCCCCATGATTACCTGGCAACAGAGCCAGAGGACATCGGCCAGGACATTGTGACGCTGTTTGAGCCTCTGGAGGAATTCAGTCAGGTGACGGAGCAGGTGGTGAGCGAAGAAGCTCAGGGCTCCCTGACTACCCTCCCTATTCCAGAGGAGCAGCACCCATCAGAGCATATAGAGGAGCAGGGGGCTTTCCCTGGAGAGCAGTACCCAGAGCAGGGGGCTGTCCCTGGAGAGCAGTACCCAGAGCAGGGGGCTGTCCCTGGGGAGCAGTACCCAGAGCAGGGGGCTGTCCCTGGAGAGCAGTACCCAGAGCAGGGGGCTGTCCCTGGGGAGCAGTACCCAGAGCAGGGGGCTGTCCCTGGGGAGCAGTACCCAGAGCAGAGGGCTGTCCCTGGGGAGCAGTACCCAGAGCAGGGGGCTGTCCCTGGAGAGCAGTACCCAGAGCAGGGGGCTGTCCCTGGGGAGCACGGAGAAGAACAGGGGGTTGTCCCTGGAGAACACGGAGAGGAGCAGGGGGCTGTTACTGAGGAGGCACACATCAAGGAGGACGGAGAGGAACAGGAGGCTGTGCCTGGGCAGCACGGAGAGGACCAGGGGGTTGATCATGGGGAGCAGTACCCAGACCAGCCTGGAGAGGAGCAGGGGGCTGTGCCTGGGCAGCACGGAGAGGACCAGGGGGTTGATCATGGGGAGCAGTACCCAGACCAGCCTGGAGAGGAGCAGGGGGCTGTCGATGGCCCGGGCCCTACTGTTGTCTATCACGAGGAGCTACCCTTTCTGGTTAAACCCCAAGACCCATTCACCCCCACATCCTTCCCCCAAGACCTGGAGCCCACAGAGGACACCTGGCAGCCGGTGAAAGAGGTCAGCAACCCAGAATCATATCAGCCTGCCCCTGAGGAGGAAAACTTAGATTCTAACTACCCAGTCACACCCTATGATGAGCTGAATGCAAACCCAACACTGTATCCACCTTCTCCCGAGACAAATTATGAATCAGGTGATCTTACAACTGCTCATAAAGACAACATTGGTAGCCccgatccctaccagccctcgTTAGAGTCAAATATGGAATCAGGAGAGCCCTCTATAGAGGGTGTACCAGGGACTGCTCTGGAGGCCCCCGTGCCCACCACAGCATATGAGGAGGTGGACGGGTCCAATGATCCACATCCCATGCCTGGCACAACCCCTGAGAGTGGTAAGCCAACAGAGTCTCAGTATGGTATTTCAGAGGAAAGCCATATGCAAACAGAGATCACCCAGGAGACCGAACACTACACTTTTACCTCTGAGACCGCAGGCTCTAATATATCAGGAGTTGAAGCCACTACTAGGTATGACAGCTCTCCAGAGGAGCAACTGGAAAGTGGGCTGCCCACGCCTCCTGAGGAGGACCACTCCGGAGATGAGCATGCCATCCAGGTGGAGCATGTCATGGACACGGTATACCCAAGCACCTCTTACGACCTCTCAGGAGGGTCTATGAGGCCTGAGGGAGCCATCGCTGGGGATGTCGAGGATACATCTGTATCTTCCACTTCACCTCACGAGGAAACGGAGCTCTTCCCTGACCAGTCCACCACTCAGCCTCCATACTGGGAGAACACACCTGAATACCGCCGAACCAACTCTGTGGACCACAGTGCCAGTGTCCTTCTCCCTGAGGAGCATACCACATCACTGGACTCATTGGTCATCCAGACAGGGGAGAACAGTGGCTCTGCTACTGCTGAGTCAGGAGACCTGGCTCCCCTAAGCCCAGTGGAGATGGACCCCTATGAACTGATCCCTACCTCTGAATATG CTTATGACCCCACTCAGGAGCAGTCTGATGTCACGTCACCCGACTCCTCTACCCTAGATGACCATGTGGAGCAAGAAGCAGGAGGCACAGTGGACTCATTACCAGAAGTTTCCATGGGTTCCACTGACCAGGATGAGCACACTGACCTGGGTTCAGTTCCAACTGACAAAGTCCTTAGAGTTATTTATGACACTGACTCTAGTGAAGCCTCTGGGGTCCATGAGGGAATGCTTGACGTTACCCTTTTGACATCCCCCATACCTATAACCTATCCCCCCCCGACCCAGCGTTCCGTGGAAGCAGAGGCCAGCTCCCCAGGTGACTTCATAACCTTCATCCCAGAATCCAGCATTCCATCTGGGTTTGATCCCCTGGAGGAAGGGCTGGAGAaggtggagcgagaggggttgggtGAAATCCCAGAAGTAGTCGAAACTACTACCCCAGAGACAGCTTCTGGTGTGGAGGGGAGTAGAGATGAGGAGAATGGTCAGGAGgtgagtggagaagaggagagtggtCAGGAGGCGAGGGGATACAAGGAGAGTGGTCAGGAGGTGAATGGAGATGAGAAGAGTGGTCAGGAGGCGAGTGGAGACGAGAAGAGTGGTCAGGAGGCGAGTGGAGACGAGAAGAGTGGTCAGGAGGCGAGTGGAGACGAGGAGAGTGGTCAGGAGGCGAGTGGAGACGAGGAGAGTGGTCAGGAGGCGAGTGGAGGCAAGGAGAGTGGTCTGAAGGTGAGTGGAGATGAGGACAGTGACCAAGAGGTGAGTGGCCAAGAGGGAGTGGAGTCCGGCTTAGGATCAGGATCAGACGAGGAGCACTCTGAATCTGATGAATCTGGAGAAGTCTCAGGGATCCTTGAACCAGAAGTCCCATACATGAATGAAACTGTCACTCCCATCAATGACACAACTGTCAATAGCACAGATGAAAGCGAGCCTGAGTCGAGCACAGATGCGCCCTCTACTGATATGGAGATCACGCTGCTCTCTGACTTGTCCCAGacccccctgtcctcccccaccGTACCCCAGGAGTCCCGGGCCGATGCAAATCTGGAGTACAGTGGGGAGACCTCAGTCACTGAGGACCCTGACTCCATCACTCCACTCACTGAGGAGCCTGAGGATTACTACTACGATGACCAGACTACGACGGCAGCACCCCTATATCCAgaggatgttgatgaggagaaACTGATTACCACTCCTACTACTCCAAGATTTGGGAACATTTCAG ATGCCTGCCTAGAGAATCCTTGTTCCAACGGGGGAACATGTGTCGACAGTGGGTCTTCAACCAAGTGCCTTTGCTTGCCCACCTATGGAGGAGACATGTGCCAGACAG ACCTGGAGGTGTGTGAGCCGGGTTGGGAAAAGTTCATGGGCTTCTGTTACCGACATTTCACCAAGCGTCAGGGCTGGGAGGTGGCAGAGCAGCACTGTCGTATGTGTGGCGGTCACCTGATCTCGGTCATGACCCCTGAGGAACAGGACTACATTAATG aAAAGTACAGAGAGTACCAGTGGACGGGACTGAATGACAGAACCATAGAGGGAGACTTCCGCTGGTCTGACGGGAATCCTCTG TTGTATGAGAACTGGTACCGGAGCCAGCCTGACAGTTACTTCCTGTCTGGAGAGGACTGTGTGGTGATGGTATGGCATGACGGGGGGCGCTGGAGCGATGTGCCCTGTAACTACCACCTCTCCTACACCTGCAAGAAGGGCACCT CTTTCTGTGGCCAGCCCCCCGTCATTGCCAACGCCAAGGTGTTTGGTAAGTCGCGTCTGCGCTACGAGACCAACTCCAAGGTGCGCTACTACTGTGAAGAAGGATTCCTCCAGACACAGAACCCCGTCATTAAGTGCCTATCCAACGGCCAATGGGAGGAGGCTCTGATCACCTGTCACCCTG CGCTGACCAACTTAGCAGAGGGAGAGCAGAAGGTCACGACACCACCCTATCAGAACGagggggtggaggtggtggacaCAGCCACGGAGAAAGCCACTTCAGAGTTCTGGGACATCAAGTGGAACTAA
- the LOC129857532 gene encoding interferon-stimulated 20 kDa exonuclease-like 2: MSDMMLNLDCSGSSGPCKDSSGSNKHKAFIDRRRLLEKKSYLNKKQNQHYQRQGNKHQGPLPRANRPSQPNAAHNKSSAHTQNTHSKSSYHIASSEHARGVASKPASSTSSSTSLTITVKNSTNPEQSTSTITPGHQPPPTRAVAHCAPVPRGSALFCNPLKYLAMDCEMVGTGPKGRNSELARCSIVSYDGDVVYDRYIKPTNAVTDYRTRWSGISWHQLVKAMPFQHARKEILKILAGKVVIGHAVHNDFKSLSYNHPAVLTRDTSRIPLLNQKAGFPEKDVASLKRLTKALFNRNIQTGKKGHSSVEDAKATMELYKVVEVEWERTLASK, translated from the exons ATGTCGGACATGATGTTAAACCTGGACTGTTCTGGCAGCAGTGGACCCTGTAAGGACTCATCGGGAAGCAACAAACACAAGGCATTTATCGACAGGCGGCGACTCTTGGAGAAAAAGAGTTACCTCAACAAGAAGCAGAACCAGCACTATCAAAGACAAGGGAATAAACATCAGGGCCCGCTTCCCAGGGCCAATCGGCCGTCTCAACCCAATGCTGCACACAACAAAAGCTCTGCTCACACTCAGAATACTCACAGTAAAAGTTCATATCACATAGCCAGTTCAGAGCATGCCAGAGGTGTTGCTTCCAAGCCTGCATCATCCACAAGCAGCTCAACATCCTTGACCATTACTGTGAAGAATTCCACCAATCCTGAGCAATCCACTTCGACTATCACCCCGGGGCACCAACCCCCACCCACCAGGGCTGTTGCCCACTGCGCCCCTGTCCCAAGAGGGTCAGCCCTCTTTTGTAACCCCCTGAAGTACCTTGCCATGGACTGTGAGATGGTTGGCACGGGCCCCAAGGGTCGCAACAGTGAGCTGGCACGATGCAGTATTGTCTCCTATGATGGAGACGTGGTGTATGACAGGTACATCAAGCCCACCAACGCAGTCACTGACTACCGGACTCGTTGGAGTGGCATCTCCTGGCATCAACTGGTCAAAGCCATGCCATTTCAACATGCCAGGAAGGAG ATTCTGAAGATCCTTGCAGGAAAGGTGGTGATAGGGCATGCTGTCCACAATGACTTCAAATCCCTAAGTTACAATCACCCTGCTGTCTTAACGCGGGACACCTCCCGCATTCCTCTCCTCAACCAGAAGGCTGGCTTTCCAGAGAAAGATGTTGCCTCACTGAAAAGACTCACCAAGGCCCTGTTCAACCGCAACATCCAG ACTGGGAAGAAGGGGCACTCGTCTGTGGAGGACGCCAAAGCCACCATGGAACTGTACAAAGTTGTGGAGGTGGAGTGGGAGAGGACCTTAGCCTCCAAATAA